From Methylomonas sp. EFPC3, a single genomic window includes:
- a CDS encoding DUF748 domain-containing protein — MPNSSTDCIDLKPMPIAINRRKALIAAAAVSAGVASYALAGFYLLPKIALSKLPEIIKQQTGQTPQLKQISLNPFSLVIELRDFSLPAGDGQLLAGFESLRIDLAFWRSVGMGGAVVDSIELTKPQFNISRRADGSFNFADLQPQQTEAEDTPEPDAAASPFKLAIHRLAIAEGKVAWLDASSGQTLAETLLPVNLALQEISTLADQTGNGKLTLGLESGGSIEWSGDLSLQPLASKGRVALDGIRLDKIWQLFLQELPVRIEAGQAGLQIEYQVMVGDTGAGTVLNNGTLALRELAVVEKATGKPLIDLPELAVSGIGVDLGSQAVTITSVVSNNAAIKAWLQADGMVNYQALFADDAGGSAAGATQTSGSSAPIADAGKPWSIRLGQLALHDYQIHFTDFSQAKPFEFKLTELNCTLQNFSSDLAGKLPLQFDTRLNQAGSLALKGDMTLEPFVADWDLHLKDLQLKPFQPYLEPFIKLEVVDGDLNAAGKLHLAAAEPFQLKFTGDADIDNLLTRDQLKNKDFVKWSNLALNGIDIDLAAQDYKLANVVLERPYVRFNIKKDGSTNIDDILVEQAAEPVPTTKPVQARGKSEAATAQADEPRLSIGKIEMRNGNSNFADYSLILPFVAEMNSLNGEVSGFSSAKDAVATMALKGKVYDMASVGIKGKYQFQSGDSDIALNFTHMPLPLITPYMAEFAGYRIEKGQMALDLHYKIKSGQLEVQNKLLIDQLTLGDKVENPNAASVPLHLAIALLKDADGKINLDFPISGSLEDPQFSVGALVRDVLVNLVAKVAMSPFKAIASLLGDDKDFSVVQFNPGSAELAKDETVKLGELSKALLSKPELTLEIKGIAYQNQDWPAMRFEALQDVLKKMKSGELRDQGQKIRHEYIQLADDDYKRLLAKFFAEVFPEDFERSLLGTPRIKSKPDADFYASARERLESIFQPDPLKLNDLAVARANHIAQYVADQPGGISRDRVYILATELNQADAADGIKSVLTLSAGP; from the coding sequence ATGCCGAATTCATCAACCGATTGCATTGATCTGAAGCCGATGCCGATCGCGATCAACCGGAGAAAAGCCTTGATTGCCGCCGCGGCAGTCTCCGCCGGCGTAGCAAGCTATGCGTTGGCCGGGTTTTACCTGCTGCCGAAAATTGCCTTGAGCAAGCTGCCGGAAATCATCAAGCAACAAACCGGGCAAACGCCGCAGTTGAAACAGATCAGTCTGAACCCGTTCAGCTTGGTGATCGAGCTGCGGGATTTCTCGTTGCCGGCCGGGGATGGACAACTGCTGGCCGGTTTCGAAAGCCTGCGCATCGATCTGGCGTTTTGGCGTTCGGTCGGAATGGGCGGTGCCGTGGTCGACAGCATCGAGTTGACCAAACCGCAATTCAATATTAGCCGCCGGGCCGACGGCAGCTTTAATTTTGCCGATCTGCAGCCGCAGCAAACCGAAGCTGAAGACACGCCGGAGCCGGATGCCGCGGCCAGCCCGTTCAAACTGGCGATTCATCGTTTGGCAATCGCCGAAGGCAAAGTCGCCTGGTTGGATGCCTCTTCCGGTCAAACTCTGGCGGAAACTTTATTGCCGGTTAATTTGGCCCTGCAGGAAATCAGTACTCTGGCTGATCAAACCGGTAACGGCAAGTTGACTTTGGGCCTCGAGTCAGGCGGTAGCATCGAGTGGAGCGGCGATTTAAGTCTGCAGCCGTTAGCCTCGAAGGGACGAGTAGCGCTCGACGGTATTCGGTTGGACAAAATTTGGCAGTTGTTTTTGCAGGAGTTGCCGGTGCGGATCGAGGCTGGTCAGGCTGGTCTGCAAATCGAATATCAAGTAATGGTTGGCGATACCGGTGCCGGCACGGTGCTGAACAACGGCACACTGGCCTTACGAGAGTTGGCGGTCGTGGAAAAAGCCACCGGGAAGCCTTTGATCGATTTGCCTGAATTAGCCGTCAGCGGCATCGGCGTCGATTTAGGCAGTCAAGCCGTCACTATTACCTCGGTTGTCAGCAACAATGCGGCGATAAAGGCTTGGCTGCAAGCTGACGGAATGGTCAATTATCAGGCCTTGTTCGCCGACGACGCTGGCGGCTCGGCAGCCGGCGCCACTCAAACAAGCGGTAGCTCCGCTCCGATTGCCGATGCCGGCAAACCCTGGTCGATTCGGTTGGGCCAGTTGGCGTTGCACGACTACCAAATCCATTTTACGGATTTTAGCCAAGCCAAACCGTTCGAATTCAAACTGACCGAGTTGAATTGCACATTACAGAATTTCAGTTCCGATCTGGCCGGCAAACTACCGTTGCAGTTCGATACCCGTTTGAATCAAGCCGGTAGCTTGGCGCTGAAAGGCGATATGACGCTGGAACCCTTCGTCGCCGATTGGGATTTGCATCTCAAGGACCTGCAGTTAAAACCCTTCCAACCCTACTTGGAACCGTTCATAAAGCTGGAAGTGGTGGACGGCGACCTCAATGCGGCCGGCAAACTGCATCTGGCTGCCGCCGAGCCGTTTCAACTCAAATTCACTGGCGATGCCGACATCGACAATCTTTTGACTCGCGACCAACTGAAAAACAAGGATTTCGTGAAGTGGTCGAATCTGGCGCTGAACGGCATCGATATCGATTTGGCCGCGCAAGACTACAAGCTGGCGAACGTGGTATTGGAACGTCCTTATGTGCGGTTCAATATCAAAAAGGACGGTAGTACCAATATCGACGATATCCTGGTCGAACAAGCAGCCGAACCGGTACCGACGACAAAGCCGGTTCAAGCTCGCGGCAAGTCCGAAGCCGCGACGGCCCAGGCGGATGAGCCCCGTCTGAGCATAGGCAAGATCGAGATGCGTAACGGCAATTCGAATTTCGCCGACTATTCGTTGATATTGCCGTTTGTAGCCGAAATGAACAGTTTGAACGGCGAAGTGAGCGGTTTTTCTTCTGCCAAGGATGCCGTCGCGACGATGGCTTTGAAAGGCAAGGTTTACGATATGGCCTCGGTGGGCATCAAGGGCAAGTACCAATTCCAGAGCGGCGACTCCGATATTGCCTTGAATTTTACCCATATGCCGTTACCGTTGATCACCCCTTATATGGCGGAATTTGCCGGTTACCGGATAGAGAAGGGTCAGATGGCTCTGGATTTGCACTACAAAATAAAGAGCGGCCAGCTCGAAGTGCAAAACAAACTGTTAATCGATCAATTGACTTTGGGTGATAAAGTCGAAAATCCGAATGCAGCGTCCGTGCCTTTGCATTTGGCAATTGCCTTGTTGAAAGACGCCGACGGCAAAATCAATCTGGATTTTCCGATTTCCGGCAGCCTGGAAGATCCGCAATTTAGCGTCGGCGCCCTCGTGCGCGATGTGTTGGTCAACTTGGTCGCCAAGGTGGCAATGTCTCCGTTCAAGGCCATTGCGTCGCTATTGGGGGACGACAAGGACTTCAGTGTGGTGCAATTTAATCCGGGTAGTGCCGAATTGGCTAAGGATGAGACGGTCAAGCTGGGCGAATTAAGCAAGGCCTTGTTGAGCAAACCGGAATTGACCTTGGAAATCAAAGGCATTGCCTATCAGAATCAGGATTGGCCGGCGATGCGGTTCGAGGCCTTACAGGATGTACTGAAAAAAATGAAATCCGGCGAACTGCGCGATCAAGGCCAGAAGATTCGTCATGAATATATTCAGCTTGCCGATGACGATTACAAGCGCTTGTTGGCCAAGTTTTTCGCGGAAGTGTTTCCGGAAGATTTCGAACGCAGTCTGCTCGGTACGCCCCGTATTAAAAGCAAACCCGACGCGGATTTTTACGCTTCGGCGCGCGAGCGGCTGGAAAGCATTTTTCAACCCGATCCGCTAAAACTCAACGATTTGGCGGTAGCCAGGGCTAACCATATCGCCCAATATGTCGCCGACCAGCCGGGCGGAATCAGTCGGGACCGAGTCTACATCCTGGCGACCGAGCTGAACCAGGCAGACGCAGCCGACGGCATTAAGTCGGTGTTAACATTGAGTGCAGGGCCTTAG
- the rnr gene encoding ribonuclease R — translation MTTNSDQPADFSTFVDPHAEREAEKYENPIPSRELILELIQQAGKPLRRQQIAQQFGLESADAQEALRRRLRAMERDGQLSFNSRQKYCIGSGHNTIAGRVLGHPEGFGFLKPDDGSEDLFLSPREMKPLMPNDRVIARVSGIDRRGRREATVIEITERNTHQIVGRFFTEGRVAYVVPDNKKVNHEVLIAKEDTGGAKNGQIVVAEILQQPSAHCQPIGRISEVLGLHMAPGMEIEMAIRSYDLPNQWPDALLKEIKPLTPDVPEQAKQGREDIRQLPLVTIDGEDARDFDDAVYAQKTPKGWKLLVAIADVSHYVKVGTALDDEAKNRSTSVYFPEKVIPMLPEILSNGLCSLNPAVDRLCMVCELLISSEGLVLRSRFFEAVMRSHARLTYSAVAKMLVDGDQKLIKKHQDLMPHLQTLYDLYKVMRQQRELRGAMDFDTQETKIVFGPERKIAEIVPLVRNDAHKLIEEFMITANTAAARFLNRKKMPRLLRVHDGPGAEKLLALKTFLNELGLHLGGKAEPTPLDYMHLLESVQQRPDAHLIQTLLLRSMSQAVYSPETKGHFGLALDAYAHFTSPIRRYPDLLVHRAIRHCLAGHKPDTFHYSHDDMVLLGEHCSANERRADEATRDVVSWLKCEYMMDKIGEEFAGVISAVTGFGFFVELQAIYVEGLVHIASLQDDYFNFDASKHQLYGERSGIRYRLGDSVRIRVVRVSLDDKKIDFELVQTGRKAKAKAAPAKDNGKKKAKKSKAEPAKTSAKSKSRKRRRS, via the coding sequence ATGACCACCAATAGCGATCAACCCGCTGATTTTTCGACTTTCGTCGATCCGCACGCCGAACGCGAAGCGGAAAAATACGAGAACCCCATCCCCAGCCGCGAGCTGATCCTGGAGCTGATCCAGCAAGCCGGCAAACCGTTAAGACGCCAACAAATCGCCCAGCAATTCGGGCTGGAATCGGCCGATGCTCAGGAAGCGCTGCGGCGCCGGCTCAGAGCCATGGAACGTGACGGTCAATTGAGCTTTAACAGCCGGCAAAAGTATTGCATCGGTTCCGGCCACAACACCATCGCCGGACGAGTCCTTGGTCATCCGGAAGGTTTCGGTTTCCTGAAGCCGGACGACGGCAGCGAAGACTTGTTCCTGTCGCCGCGGGAAATGAAACCGCTGATGCCGAATGACCGGGTAATCGCCCGCGTCAGCGGCATCGACCGTCGCGGCCGGCGCGAGGCTACCGTGATCGAGATTACCGAACGTAACACCCATCAGATCGTCGGCCGCTTTTTCACCGAGGGCCGCGTTGCCTACGTGGTGCCGGACAATAAGAAGGTCAACCACGAAGTGTTGATCGCCAAGGAGGATACCGGCGGCGCCAAGAACGGCCAGATCGTCGTCGCCGAAATCCTGCAGCAACCCAGCGCCCACTGCCAGCCGATTGGTCGCATCAGCGAAGTGCTGGGCCTGCACATGGCGCCGGGCATGGAAATCGAAATGGCGATTCGTTCCTACGATTTGCCGAACCAATGGCCGGATGCGCTGCTCAAGGAAATCAAGCCGTTGACGCCGGACGTGCCGGAACAGGCCAAACAGGGCCGGGAAGACATCCGCCAGTTGCCGTTGGTGACGATAGACGGCGAGGATGCCCGCGATTTCGACGATGCGGTCTACGCCCAAAAAACGCCGAAAGGCTGGAAATTGCTGGTGGCGATCGCCGACGTGTCGCATTACGTCAAAGTCGGCACCGCGTTGGACGATGAAGCGAAGAACCGCAGCACTTCGGTGTATTTTCCGGAAAAAGTGATTCCAATGCTGCCGGAAATCTTGTCCAACGGCTTGTGTTCGTTGAACCCGGCCGTGGACCGCTTGTGCATGGTCTGCGAGTTGTTGATCAGCAGCGAAGGCCTGGTGTTGCGCTCGCGCTTCTTCGAAGCGGTGATGCGCTCCCACGCTCGCTTGACTTACAGTGCTGTGGCCAAGATGTTGGTGGACGGCGATCAAAAACTGATTAAAAAGCATCAAGACCTGATGCCGCATCTACAGACGTTATACGATCTGTACAAAGTCATGCGCCAGCAGCGCGAATTGCGCGGAGCGATGGATTTCGATACCCAGGAAACCAAAATCGTATTCGGGCCCGAGCGCAAGATCGCCGAAATCGTACCGCTGGTGCGCAACGATGCGCATAAATTGATCGAAGAATTCATGATCACCGCCAACACCGCGGCGGCGCGCTTCCTGAATCGCAAGAAAATGCCGCGCCTGCTGCGGGTCCACGACGGTCCCGGCGCGGAAAAACTGCTGGCGTTGAAGACCTTTCTGAACGAATTGGGATTGCATCTGGGCGGCAAGGCCGAACCGACGCCGTTGGACTATATGCATTTGCTGGAATCGGTACAGCAGCGCCCGGACGCCCACTTGATCCAGACCTTGTTGCTGCGCTCGATGTCGCAGGCGGTCTACAGTCCGGAGACCAAAGGCCATTTCGGTTTGGCGCTGGACGCTTACGCCCACTTCACCTCGCCGATCCGGCGTTATCCCGATCTGTTGGTGCATCGGGCGATCCGGCATTGTCTGGCCGGCCATAAGCCGGACACCTTCCATTACAGCCATGACGATATGGTACTGTTGGGCGAACATTGTTCGGCCAACGAACGTCGGGCCGACGAGGCCACTCGCGACGTGGTCAGCTGGTTGAAGTGCGAATACATGATGGACAAAATCGGCGAGGAATTCGCCGGCGTAATTTCCGCCGTGACCGGCTTCGGCTTTTTTGTCGAATTGCAGGCCATCTATGTCGAAGGCTTGGTGCATATCGCCTCGTTGCAGGACGATTATTTCAATTTCGATGCCAGCAAGCACCAGTTGTACGGCGAACGCAGCGGTATTCGCTACCGCTTGGGCGACAGCGTACGGATTCGGGTGGTGCGGGTCAGTCTGGACGACAAGAAAATCGATTTCGAATTGGTGCAGACCGGCAGAAAAGCCAAGGCCAAGGCCGCGCCCGCCAAGGACAATGGCAAGAAAAAGGCCAAGAAGTCCAAAGCCGAGCCGGCAAAGACCAGTGCCAAATCTAAATCCAGGAAGCGCCGCCGCTCATGA
- the rlmB gene encoding 23S rRNA (guanosine(2251)-2'-O)-methyltransferase RlmB: MNLTHLFGIHAAQAALEYSPQKIRRAWVDSQRQDARLKPLLDELAALGIGLEKTERKKLDKLADGKNHQGIVVAVELPAMRSEDRLKSDVEALTEPAFYLILDQVQDPHNLGACLRTADAVGAHGVIVTKDNAAGITPTVCKVASGAAETVPVYQVTNLARTLRWLKEQNIWIMGAAGEAEQTVYDMKLDMALALVMGAEGSGMRHLTRQHCDFLVKIPMLGQVESLNVSVAAGVLMYEIFRQKHLV; this comes from the coding sequence ATGAATTTGACTCATCTGTTCGGCATCCACGCGGCGCAAGCCGCATTGGAATATTCGCCGCAAAAAATCCGCCGCGCCTGGGTCGATAGCCAGCGGCAGGACGCCCGCCTCAAACCGCTGCTCGACGAACTGGCCGCACTGGGCATCGGTCTGGAAAAAACCGAGCGCAAGAAGTTGGATAAACTGGCCGACGGCAAGAACCACCAGGGTATCGTCGTCGCCGTCGAATTGCCGGCCATGCGTAGCGAGGACCGTTTGAAGAGCGATGTCGAGGCGTTAACCGAGCCGGCGTTTTACCTGATTTTGGATCAAGTCCAGGATCCGCATAATCTCGGCGCCTGCCTGCGCACGGCCGACGCGGTCGGCGCCCACGGTGTGATCGTTACCAAGGACAATGCGGCCGGCATTACCCCGACCGTGTGCAAGGTCGCCAGCGGCGCAGCCGAAACCGTGCCGGTGTACCAAGTCACCAATCTGGCGCGGACTTTGCGCTGGTTGAAGGAACAAAATATCTGGATCATGGGCGCGGCCGGCGAAGCCGAGCAGACCGTCTACGACATGAAACTGGATATGGCACTGGCTTTGGTGATGGGCGCTGAGGGCAGCGGTATGCGTCATCTGACTCGGCAGCACTGTGACTTTTTGGTCAAGATTCCGATGTTGGGCCAAGTGGAAAGCCTGAATGTTTCGGTCGCAGCCGGGGTGTTGATGTACGAAATCTTTCGGCAAAAACATCTGGTCTAG
- a CDS encoding NAD(P)/FAD-dependent oxidoreductase gives MRSVLSRRRFLSGCVGLSASLLAGCSRWPSLGAVEPRVVVVGGGFAGATVAKYLKILDGGIRVTLVEAQSRYTTCPASNWLFAGLGGMERLRVDYQALRSRYGVEVVADTAAALDLSRKRVQLQSGGAQAYDRLVLAPGIDFRWNAIAGYDAVAAERFPHAWKAGPQTLVLLRQVQAMPDGGVVLIAVPADPYRCPPGPYERASMMAFWLKQHKPRAKILILDAKRSFSKQALFEAGWAKHYGYGTPNSLIEWHSLADNPVLELHADAKTLVSEFGDRFTGDVLNIIPPQTAGSIARQSGLADAGGWCPVRPASAQSRFDDFVHVIGDAANYAPIPKSAFAANSEAKACAFAVVSLLREQPLAEAHWLNTCYSLVTPEHGISVAGVYKPDTGNTVSPVSGAGGVSVRKDAEVERAEAEYAQIVYRNLVADSFG, from the coding sequence ATGCGATCCGTATTGTCGCGGCGTCGGTTTCTGAGCGGCTGTGTCGGGTTGAGCGCTAGTTTGCTGGCCGGCTGCAGCCGGTGGCCGTCGTTAGGTGCGGTCGAGCCGCGAGTGGTGGTGGTCGGCGGCGGTTTCGCCGGTGCTACCGTCGCCAAATATCTGAAAATATTGGACGGTGGGATTCGCGTTACGCTGGTCGAAGCGCAATCCCGTTATACCACCTGTCCGGCCAGTAATTGGCTGTTTGCCGGACTGGGTGGCATGGAACGACTGCGAGTGGATTATCAGGCGCTGCGCAGCCGCTATGGCGTGGAAGTAGTGGCCGATACCGCTGCGGCATTGGATTTGTCCCGGAAACGGGTGCAGTTGCAAAGCGGTGGCGCTCAGGCTTACGACCGCCTGGTCCTGGCGCCTGGGATCGATTTTCGTTGGAATGCAATCGCCGGTTACGACGCGGTCGCCGCCGAACGCTTCCCGCACGCCTGGAAGGCCGGACCGCAGACCTTGGTCCTGTTGCGGCAAGTGCAGGCCATGCCAGACGGTGGCGTGGTGTTGATCGCAGTGCCGGCGGACCCGTACCGCTGTCCGCCGGGGCCTTACGAGCGGGCGAGCATGATGGCATTCTGGCTGAAGCAACACAAACCGCGGGCCAAGATTCTGATTCTCGACGCCAAGCGTAGCTTCTCCAAGCAGGCCTTGTTCGAAGCCGGCTGGGCCAAGCATTACGGCTACGGGACGCCGAACAGTCTGATCGAATGGCATAGTCTGGCCGACAACCCGGTGCTGGAATTGCACGCCGATGCCAAGACTCTGGTCAGCGAGTTCGGCGACCGTTTTACCGGCGACGTGCTGAACATCATTCCGCCGCAAACGGCCGGCTCGATTGCGCGGCAAAGCGGCTTGGCCGATGCCGGCGGCTGGTGTCCGGTCCGGCCGGCCAGCGCACAATCGAGATTCGACGACTTTGTGCATGTGATTGGCGATGCGGCCAACTATGCGCCGATTCCGAAGTCGGCCTTTGCCGCCAATTCCGAAGCGAAAGCCTGTGCTTTCGCGGTTGTGTCGCTGTTGCGGGAACAGCCGTTAGCCGAGGCGCATTGGCTGAATACCTGTTATAGCTTGGTCACGCCGGAGCACGGGATTTCGGTGGCCGGAGTTTACAAGCCCGATACCGGCAATACGGTCAGTCCGGTCAGCGGGGCGGGCGGTGTCAGCGTCCGAAAAGATGCCGAAGTCGAGCGGGCCGAAGCCGAATATGCGCAAATTGTCTACCGCAATTTGGTGGCGGATAGTTTCGGTTGA